The genomic window atagacaactactaaacacaggttcagtaagataccatacttattttgtacagctatttctagccaagaacacagtttagtttacacagtgaacactattcagacctaacctctgcaaagccaactaggcagaagaataagctacagtattaggacaaatacaaattaccaaaaagtgctgggatggggtaacatgtaacaagtgtcatgaaaggggggggggggggggggggggggtgtttagagtgaaatatacagcgtggtggtggttagtctaggtatagtctgaagagaggagtcttcaggccacggcggaagatgggtagtgagggggaggttcggagagggacggggagttcgttccaccactggggagctagggtggagaagctctgtgatccctttgggcgggtgggacgggttacaaggcgccctgctgccgcagagcggagtggtcgagcaggcacatagaatcgagtcatgtcctgcaagtagatgggggctgtcctgttggctgcagtgtaggcaagggtcagggctttgaaccggatcctggcagcgaccggtagccagtggagtgactgcagcagaggagtgacgtgggagaatttgggaaggttgtagatgagtcccatctaaagttctccaatctatctccagcgagctccttccctatctgtcttccattattaattcctctctctcctctggtcatgttccctctgtttttaagacggctcgtgttaccccactactcaaaaaacccaccttagacccctccgatgtagcaaattatcgacccgtatcccttctaccctttctgtccaaaaccctcgaatgagcagttcttaaacaattaacctcttttctccatcagaacaacctgctagaccctctccagtctggcttccgatctgggcactcaacagagactgcactcctagctgtgacggaggcacttgccactgcaagagcctcacgcctttcctctgtcctgatccttcttgacctgtctgcagcttttgacacggtcaaccataaaatactcctctccaccttggctgggatgggaattgccgggactgccctgtcttggttcgcttcctatcttgcagataggacctaccaggtcacctggaaggggtctgcctctgcttctcatccacttgttacgggagtgccgcagggatctgtactgggtcctctgctgttctccttatacaccagatctcttggttcagtcattaattcacatggtttttcctatcattgttatgcagatgacacacaactcttcttttctttccccccctcggccacactggtcaatgataagatctcttcctgcctggctgacatctccacctggatggccagccaccatctgaagctcaacctcaacaaaactgagctgctcttcttcccgcacaagacctccttgcttcgtgaactctcaatcacggttgatggcaccacagtgactgcctctcactctgccaagagcttgggggtggtcctggatgaccaactggacctcaaggagcacatcaaggcaacatcaaggtcctgcagattcctcctatacaacatcaggaggattcgaccatacctgacgacgcactccacccagctgctcgtccaggctacggtgacctctcgccttgattactgcaactctctccttgcaaacctgccagcttgtgccatacagccactacagatgatccagaatgccgctgcccggctcatctacaacctccccaaattctcccacgtcactcctctgctgcgatcacttcactggctaccggtcgctgccaggatccgattcaaagccctgacccttgcctacactgccgccaacaggacagcccccatctacttgcaggacatgactcaattctatgtgcctgctcgaccactccgctctgcagcagcagggcgtcttgtaacccctcccacccgcccaaagggatcacagagcttctccaccctagctccccagtggtggaacgaactccccgtccctctccgaacctccccctcactatccatcttccgccgtggcctgaagactcatctcttcagactatacctagaataaccaccaccatgctgtgtatatatattaaaaaaaaaaaaaaaaaaaaaaaatacccttttttccttgtcacttgttacatgttgccccatccctgcacttcttggtaaattgtatttgtcctaatactctagcttaatcttctgcctagtttggctttgcagatgttagaccaggatagtgttcattgttctcagctagaaatagctgtacaaaataagtaattgtaccttactgaacccgtgttcagcagttgtctacgatcatgaaaatgcacttcttgtacgtcgctttggataaaagcgtctgccaaatgaatgtaatgtaatgtaatgagtcgggcagcggcattttTAATCAGTCAGAAACAGGACCAGAGATACAGTTGGCAGAAAATCAAATGGCTTCGCTATGTCAAAGAGGATCCCAAAGTGATTTGGTTTAAATACGAACTTTCTGACCCAGGATTTAGAATGCTTGAAGTTGCAAAGCAGGAGACCAGAGGGTCCCATGCAATTGAGCCAAAGAAGATGCACACAAGTCCTCCTGGGGGTCAGTGTCGAGAAAAAGAAAGACTTACTCATGCTTTGCACAAATGGGAGTATCCTTCACTCATGTGTGGACTTCTACAAGTCTTTgcaagtcagtcagtcagagtaAGCTAGTATCTCATGAAAGAAATCCACGTAAAGACTTACATGATCCGTATGaaatatattgttattgttttattgttatatatttcaCATCCCcaatgttctgtatttttaattgttaatcGGTTGTTTGGCCAGGATTAATGTTTCAGCTAAATTAATTACTgttaattcattaatataatatagtgagtatgtgtgtactgtacatgtacagatgtgtgtgtgtgtgtgtgtgtgtgtttgtgtagttgCTGTGTTTCCCTCTCTTGCTGCAGCTCTAATGTGAAGTAGGTAGGAGGGAGCCAGATCCAGAGGACTGCTTGGCAGTTTATTCGTGTCCCATGAATTGATCAAAGAAACTGTTGCTGTTttccaaaatgcattaaaaacatttatggaTACAGAGATAAACATACCTTTATTACATACACATTATAGTGTAAACATCATTTTGTATTATCACAATAAATTACTGTTTTTTATAAACTCATTAATGTATGGccttgttcattgttttatcaCATATGCcggttttttatattttatatgagaAAACATGTTGGTTCCAAAAAGGCGTATGtgacttttttccacatttaataaaaaatatatttaaaaaatcttcaaTAAATTTCATACTGTTGTTCATTAAGTGTATTTTCATCCAAATATGTATGCAGTTTTAATGTGGAAGATGAATCTTAATGAACACAGTCAGGACAAAGTatggtcattttttgttttggctctccTGTAAAGTTTGTCAAATGTCACTTACGCCTCTCTGGTTCTAAGCCCTCGATTTACAAAATAGATGCAGTTAAGAGAGAGGTTAttcagttaattgtttgatAGTTAATCAGTCGCTGAGTccctgtgtctcagtgtgttgcTAGCCCCAGCTCTGTCTGACATGCAGGAGATTCCTTACACAGTTCTTCCTCCCTGCTGATTAAACTATGGGATTGTTGACTTTCTTGCCTTGTCTTATTGCCTAAAAGGATGAAAGAGTCAGTGTGGAATGCACATAAATTTGCACGTCTTCACAGCACATAATcacaagaaaaatgtgttatgttttGACCATGAATTTTCCTAAATTTTTCCTCCTGTTTTAAACAGGATGCAGAGCTGAAAAACATATGCTTCAAGCCAGGAATGGAACTGAAGGTCACAGGAGTCCCCAAACCCAATGCTGCTGGGTGAGCCATTTACACCTCTGTCTCTATTAGCACTATTCATGCTCTTTCTAAATGTCTACCATCTTCATCCTTGATCATCCATCATGCATCCCTTgtgtgtctctcttcctctcccagtTTCGCAATCAATGTGTGCGGCTCAAAAGATAACATTGCACTGCACTTTAACCCGCGCTTCAACTGTGGCGCTGACCAACGAGTCATCGTCCTGAACACCAGGAAGGATGGGCACTGGCAAGaagaagtgaaagagagaaacttCCCTTTCCAGCAGGGGAAGGAGTTTGAGGTGAGGCTTCAGACAGGTAGACACCGAGTTAGAGGTGCTGAAAGGAGACTTTGTCCAGTCCTCTGTACCTGTGTTCAACCGATCAGCCTGCAATTTGGTGTCAGAATCATAGGGGGGCACTGAGGGGTAATGCACCTTGCAATCACCCCTGgttggtaatttaaaaaattttgatgTGTACATTACATATTGAGTTATTCCATATTGCATTCATGTGATGTAAATAACACTTACAAAGTCAAGTGAATAGGCCCGCAGTTGTACTGTCTTCTAAGTGAACTGGACTGTGTTAACTTTCTTCTTTGGTAACTTAACTCTCCTGCTTCTCTCCCCAGCCCCCTTTTAACTGTTCCTAtgatctctccttctctcttccagGTGACCATTATCTTCGCTGATGACAAATTTTACATAAATCTACATGATGGCCATGTGTTGCTGTTCCCCAACCGTCTGGCTGGCAAACAATATGATTGTATTTTGATTGATGGAGAAGTCACAATCAATGGAATATATGTGAAATAAATCAGGAGATTAGCCAGCCCCTTTCTGGCTCCTGATTTGCTgatctgcttctgcttctgcttcctgcttccttccTACAGCTGTGCTATGACCGCACTTTTTCTCTCCCAGACATCAGCGCTTTTAATCTTGTGCTTCTCTGCAACATTTAACAGACCCCCTCTGGCGTCTGTCCAAACTCACTGAGTGTGAGAATCATTCCAGCTTCAATAATAAATCTCTGTCATGAGCAAATTTACTCATGCGTATGGCTGTtcttttaggggggggggggggggttcttacTACAGATCGTGTGCATCAACACACTTTAAGGGTTACTGTAGCATTAGGTCCAGTGGAACAGATTGGTCTCAGCCccgctggctggtggagagagcacatgcacctgggctgcgttaacCAATCAGCCCAAGTGCTTAAAAGTGTGTTCCTCTCTACAGTTTGGGGTCGCGACTGGGAGTACACACTGAGAGAGCATGTTTCACTTCACAAGTTTTCCCTTCTTCAAAAAAGCTATTGGatctggtcagctgaaaagctcagttttgttttgtctttgtaattgtttttattgttgttttagtttattgattTCGCTcagaacccgtgagggggaagggtgaaggtgtttatGAAATTTTGTGTTGGTATgggagcgctctctctccc from Anguilla anguilla isolate fAngAng1 chromosome 8, fAngAng1.pri, whole genome shotgun sequence includes these protein-coding regions:
- the LOC118232840 gene encoding galactose-binding lectin l-1-like, whose product is MELKVTGVPKPNAAGFAINVCGSKDNIALHFNPRFNCGADQRVIVLNTRKDGHWQEEVKERNFPFQQGKEFEVTIIFADDKFYINLHDGHVLLFPNRLAGKQYDCILIDGEVTINGIYVK